The following DNA comes from Phytohabitans rumicis.
CCGCTGACGTTCCTGGGCTTCGGCAAGCCGCCGGTGATCGTGGCGCTGGCCGTGTTCGCCGTGCCGCCGCTGCTGGCCAACGCGTACACCGGGGTGCGGTCGATCGACCCGGAGGCGCGGGACGCGGCGCGCGGGATGGGCCTGTCCGGCTGGCAGGTGCTCACCCGGGTCGAGTTGCCGCTCGCGGTGCCCTACCTGGCAGCAGGGTTCCGGACGGCTGCCGTTCAGGTAGTGGCGACCGCCGCCCTGGCGTCGTTCGTCAACGGCGGCGGGCTGGGCCAGATCATCAGCGCCGGCTTCGGCCTCGGCATCGCGGTGGGCGGCGGTCAGATCCTGGCGGGCGGCATCCTGGTCGCCCTGCTCGCCCTGCTGGTCGAGAGTGCCCTGGCGCTGGTCGAGCGGGCCGTCACGCCCCGACCTCTGCGGAGGGCGCCGCGCGCCGCCCGCGCATGACGATCAGGTGACAACAAATCGCGTCGAGTTGTCGGTCCCCCTGAAAGGATGTTGGCTGATTTCGCGGGCGGCGGCAGCAGACAGTCGTCCGCCAGACACGCGGCCGGCCATAAGGGTCGCGCCGGGACACGGAAGGCGGGCATGACAATGCGCGCACGTATACGTCTGGCTGTGGGCGCGGTAAGCGTCCTCGCCGGCGCGGGGATCCTCGCGGGTTGCGGGGAATCGGGATCTTCGGGCACGGAGGCCCCGGCCACGGCCGCCAACGGCGCCGGCTGTGCGCCGGTGGCAGGCAACAAGCTCGTGGTCCTCGAAGACGACAAGAAGCTACAAAACACCGACAACGTGGTGCCGGCGATCAACTCGAAGGCATCGACGCCGGAATTGGTGGCGGCGCTCGACAAGGTGTCGGCGGCCCTCGACACGACGAAGCTGATCGCGCTCAACAAGGCGGTCGACGTCGACCGCAAGACGCCGAAGGTGGCCGCCGAGGAGTTCGCGACGGCCAACTCGCTGACCACCGGCATCACCAAGGGCCAGGGCGGCACGATCGTGATCGGCGCGGCCAACTTCAGCGAAAACCAGACGCTCGGCGAGCTGTACCAGATCGTGCTGAAGGCGGCCGGATTCCAGACCAAGCTCCAGCAGATCGGCAACCGTGAGCTCTACGAGCCGGCGCTGGAAAAGGGTGAGATCCAGGTGGTGCCGGAGTACGCGGCGACCATGGCCGACTTCCTCAACGGCAAGGTCAACGGCGCCAGCGCGGCCGCGATCTCGTCCTCCGACCTCGCCAAGACGATGGAGGGCCTGAAGGCGGTCGGTACGAAGGTCGGCATCACGTTCGGCACGCCCTCGGCGGCGCAAGACCAGAACGCGTTCGCCGTGACCGAGGCGGCCGCCACGAAGTACGGCCTCAAGACCCTCTCTGACCTGGCCGCGAAGTGCTCGGGGCAGGCGACCGTCATGGGTGGTCCGGCGGAGTGCCCGCAGCGGCCGAAGTGCCAGAAGGGCCTTGAGGAGACCTACGGATTCAAGGCCGGCTCGTTCAGCTCGCTCGACGCGGGCGGCCCGCAGACCAAGTCCGCGCTGACCACCGGCACGATCACCGTCGGCCTGGTGTTCTCGTCGGACGGTGCACTGGCGGCCGGCTGACGCAACGACGGACGGGTGCGGGATCGGTCCCGCACCCGTCCGGTTGCCCATTCGTGGTACGAATCGCGGACTTTCCCGTGAAATGAGCGTGGCGCACCCGCGTGCGTCGTTGTTTTGGTGTGCAGGAGAACAGCCATTCCGCTGACCCGGAAGAATCGGTAGGCTCCTCAGCCATGCCGGCCTCCGAACCGCCATCAGAGCGGCCGGGCAGGCGGATGCTCACGGTGGTGTTCTGGTCGGGGGTGGGACTGGCACCGCTGGCGGCACTGTTGCTGCTGGTGGGTCAGGGCGCTGGGGCGCTTCGAGTGGCCGCCGTGCTCGCCGTACTCGCTGTTGTCCTTATTGGTCTGTCGATTACCTTGCGCCGTGACGCCGAGACCGTACGCCTCGACATGGAGGAGACGCTTCTCGAAGAGGTCGATATGTTGCGGGAAGATGTCCGAAAAGACATCGCGACCGCGGCGCGCGCGACCCACAAGGCGTTCGGGGAAAAGCTGCAGGCGCTACAGGAGACCGTGCAGGCACTGCGGGCCCAGATAGAAATGAACGCCGCGGGCCAACCGGGTGGGGCACAGCGCCAGGAGGCGCCCGCCGCCATCCCGCAGCCGGCGGTGGCCGGACACGTCGGTGGGCGGGCCCGCGTGCCCGGTGGCGTGGTGCGGCACACCGAGACCGTGCAGGTGACCACCCGCCAGACCATCGTCGACCCGCACGGCGACGACCCGGGCAGCGGCACCGTCTACGGCGCGAACACGTACGGCAGCGGGTATGGAAACGGCGGGTACGGCGACGACTGGTCCGCTCCGCCACCTCCCCCGCCGCCGACCCGGGGTCGCCGGGCCGCCGAGCCGGACGAGGAGTCCTGGAGCGACCAGCGCCTGCGGGGCGGCGGCGACGGGCGCCGGCCCCGGCCGTACGACCGGGGCGAGGGCGACCCTGGCGACGAGGGCCGGTGGACCACCGGGATGCGGGCCGGCGACCGATGGACCGCGGTACGCAGCGACGAGCGCGGCCGCGAGGTGCGGATGGGCGAGCGGCGGGCGGCCATGCACTCCGACGAGTCCGGCAGCGAGATGCGCATCGAAGACCGCTGGGCGGCCGTACGCCGGGAGGAGCCTCGCCGCGACGACTACCGGGCCGAGGTGAGCTGGCGCCCGTCCCCCGAAGGCTCCTGGCCGCAGGAGGAGCGGTGGGAGCGCCGCCCCGCCGCCGGAGCCCTGCCCGCCGGCGGGATCGAGCCCACCACGTCGTGGGGCCAGCAGTGGAGCGCGCCGGAGCGCGAGCCGGCCGGCCGGCGCCGCCGATACCGCGACGAGGACGAATACCGCTGACCTATTACTTGTCGACTTACTTGTCGATGTCGCCGACCACGAAGAACATCGAGCCCAGGATCGCGATCAGGTCGGGCACCAGGCTGCCGGGGATGAGCGTCGACAGTGCCTGCACGTTGGCGTACGACGCGGTGCGCAGCTTGAGCCGCCACGGCGTCTTCTCCCCACGGGACACCAGGTAGTAGCCGTTGATGCCGAGCGGGTTCTCGGTCCAGGCGTACGTGTGACCCTCGGGCGCCTTGACCACCTTGGGCAGCCGTACGTTGACCGGCCCGGTGATCTGGTCGACCCGTTCCAGGCAGCGCTCGGCGAGGTCCAGCGAGACGTACACCTGATCGAGCATCACCTCGAAGCGCGAGTGGCAGTCGCCGGCGGTCCGGGTGACCACCGGCACGTCCAACTCGCCGTAGGCGAGGTACGGCTCGTCCCGGCGCAGGTCGAAGTCGAGGCCGGACGCGCGCGCCACCGGGCCCGAAGCGCCGTACGCGGCGGCCGCGGCGGCGGACAGCACGCCCACGCCCACGGTCCGGGCCAGGAAGATCTCGTTGCGGCGGATCAGGTTGTCCAGGTCGGGCAGGCGCCGCCGGACTTGGCCGATGGCCTCCCGCGCCCGCCGCGTCCAGCCGGCCGGCGCCTCCTCCTTCACCCCGCCGACCCGGTTGAACATGTAGTGCATGCGGCCACCGGAGATCTCCTCCATGACCGCCTGCAGCGTCTCCCGCTCCCGGAACGCGTAGAACACCGGCGTGATAGCGCCAATCTCCAGCGGGTACGACCCGAGGAACATCAGGTGGTTGAGCGCCCTGTTCAGCTCGGCGAGCGCGGTGCGCAGCCAGACCGCCCGCTCCGGCACCTCCAGGCCCATCAGGCGCTCGACGGCGAGGACCACGCCCAGCTCGTTCGAGAACGCGGAGAGCCAGTCGTGCCTGTTCGCCAGCACGATGATCTGCCGGTAGTCGCGGACCTCGAACAGCTTTTCCGCGCCCCGATGCATGTAGCCGATGATCGGCTCGCAGGAGATCACCCGCTCGCCGTCCAGCACCAGCTTCAGCCGGAGCACGCCGTGCGTCGACGGATGCTGAGGCCCGATGTTGAGCACCATGTCCGCGGTGTCCAGCCCGGCCCCGGTGCCGACCGTGACCTGGCGCAGGTCAGTCATGAGCCTCATCGTCCCACGGCGACCGGATGCCGACGGGGTGCAGGAGCCACCAGTGGCTGCCCAGGCCGGCCGGGTCCAGGAGTTCGGCGGCCTGTGACGCGGCGGCCAGTGCCCGCACGTACCCCGCCGGGTCCGTCGAGGCCAGGGCCAGCGGTGGTCGGGCGCCGTCGACACCGAGCGCCCGCAGCGCCTCCCGCTGCGAGATCAGCGTGTACGGCGGACCGCCCGCCTCGGCCGCCGAATCCATGGCCACATGCGCCGTGATGTCGCACGAGCCGTCGGGTACCGGCGGCACCTGCCGTCCGGCCCGGTACGCGGTGAGCGTCCCGTCGACGGGCCGGCCGTCCCGCAGGTGGCCGTAGTCGACGGCCAGCGCGAGCCCACGCTCCACGGTCGCGACCGCCGCCGCCCAGGCCCGGTCCCGGGGGAGCCCCACCTCGGCCCGCGGGCCAGCGGGCCACCACCTCGACAGCCACGCCGCGTCCGCGGGGGACACCGGCCCGCCCACCGACTCGGCGCCGTGACGGTCCACGGCGACGTACCGGCCGTCGACCACGACGTCGAGCGGCACGTTGTCCAGCCATTCGGTCGCGAGCAGCAGCCCGGTGATCCGGTCCGGGGGCTCCGGGAGCCAGCGGATCGACTCCGGCAATCCGGCCGGTCGCGCGGCCCGTTCGACGGCCGTCAGCCGGACTCGGGCTGAGTGCCCGACAAGCGCGGACAGCAGCTCGCCCCGGCCGGCGCCGATGTCGACGACGTCGAGGACCGCAGGATGATCCAGGGCCGCGTCCACCGCCGCGAGTAGCCGTACGATCGCCCCGGCGAAGATCGGTGACGCGTGCACGCTGGTCCGGAAGTGCGCGGCCGGAGCCTCCGCGACGAAGAAGCCACCCGGTCCGTAAAGGGCGTCTTCCATCGCGTTCCGCCAGTTCGCATTCTGCTCAACCGCCGGCACGATCCACACCCTACGGTCACCGGCGGTGAAAACCTTCACACAGCCTTGTCGCCTCGACAGGACGTAGCTTCATACTGGCGTTGACCGGTACCTACCCACGAGGGCTGGATCAAGATCATGATCGTCGGTGTCATTGGCGCCGGACGCGTCGGGGCCGTGCTGGGCGCGGCCCTTGCCCGTGCGGGCCACCAGGTCGTCGCGGCCTCGGGCTCCTCGGACGCGTCCCGAGCTCGCATCTCCCGCCTCCTGCCCGGCGCGGCGCACCTGCCGCCCGAGGAGGTCGCGCGCGCGGCCACGGACCTGTTGCTCATCGCCGTGCCGGACGACGCGCTCGGTGCGGTCGCCGGCGGCCTGCCCCGGCTCCCCGGGCAGGTGGCGGCCCACACGTCCGGGGCACACGGGATGGCGGTGCTGCCCGAAGGGGTGGCCCTGCACCCCGCCATGACGTTCACCGGCACGGCCGGCGACCTGGCCCGGCTGCCCGGCATCTCGTACGGCGTGACCGCCCCGCCCGGCCTCCGCCCGCTCGTCGAGCGCCTGGTCGCCGACCTCGCCGGTACGCCCGAGTGGGTGGCCGAGGCGGATCGCCCGCTCTACCACGCCGCCCTGGCGCACGGCGCCAACCACCTGGTCACGCTCGTCAACGAGGCCCTCGACCGGCTGCGCGACGCCGGCGTGGTGCACCCCGAGAAGGTGCTCGGCCCGCTGCTCAACGCGTCGCTCGACAACGCCCTGCGGCTCGGCGACGCGGCGCTGACCGGCCCGGTCTCGCGGGGCGACGCCGGCACGGTCGCGCGGCACCTGGACCGGCTCGGTGCGGTCGCGCCAGAATCCGTACCGGCGTACGTGGCGCTGGCCCGGCGTACCGCTGACCGGGCGATCGCCGCCGGCCGCCTGCGCCCGCAGGATGCCGAGCGGCTGCTGGATGTGTTGGCTGGTGCGCGCGAGGAGGCCGCCACGTGAAGGTTGTCCACACCCGGGAAGAGTTGGCGCAGGCGCGGAGCGCGCTTACCGGCAGCGTCGGTGTCGTGCTCACCATGGGCGCGCTGCACGAGGGGCACGAGGCGTTGCTGCGGGCCGCCCGTGCCCGCGCCGACCACCTCGTCGCCACGATCTTCGTCAACCCGCTCCAGTTCGGACCGAACGAGGACTTCGGCCGCTACCCGCGCACCCTCGAGAAGGATCTCGCGGTGTGCGCGGCGGCCGGCGTCGACCTGGTGTTCGCGCCCAGCCGCGCCGACATCTACCCCGACGGCGAGCCGATGGTCCGGGTCAACCCGGGGCCGCTCGGCGAGATCTTGGAGGGCGCCAGCCGCCCCGGGTTCTTCCATGGCGTACTGACCGTGGTACTCAAGCTCTTCCAGCTCACCCGCCCGGACTTCTCGTTCTTCGGGGAGAAGGACTACCAGCAGGTCACCCTGGTTCGCCGCATGGTGCGCGACCTCGACCTGCCGGTGACGATCGTCGCGGTGCCCACCGTCCGCGAACCGGACGGCCTGGCCCGGTCCAGCCGCAACCGCTACCTGGCGCCCGCCGAGCGCGTGGCCGCGCTGACGCTGTCGGCCGCGCTGCGGGCCGGCGTGGCCGCCGCCGGGCGCGGGGAGGACGCCGAGGCTGCCGCCCGCGCGGCCTTCGACGGGGGTACGGCCAAACTGGACTATCTCGTCCTCACCGACCCGGATCTGGGCCCGCCACCCGCGAAGGGGCCGGGCCGGCTGCTGGTGGCCGCCTGGGTGGGCAGCACCCGCCTGATCGACAACGTCCCGGTGGAGCTGGTTGCATGAGGACCGTACGTTAGGAGGGCAACCGGATAGGTGACGTATGCTCGGCCGTCCGGACTGGCTGTGCCCTTGGGGAGGACGCACGATGCGACGGTGGATTGCCGCCATGGCTCTTGGCGGCGCGGCGGCTCTCGCGCTATCCGGCTGTGGAAATCCCGCCGGCGTCGACGGCGACCTGACCGACGACTGGACGGCGGTGGCGGAGCCCAAGTCGTTCGTCCCGCCGGCCGAGGTGTGCTACTCGGCCGACTACGCCGAGACCGCGTACCTGTCTTCGTTCAGCCCGGTCGACTGCGCCAGCAGCCACCGCCTGGAGACCGTCTTCGTCGGTGAGTTCAGCGGCGCGGCCGCGAGCCGTACGACGCCGCCGGCCAAGGGCTCGGCCGAGGTCCGCACCGCCTACGCCGAGTGCGACGCCAAGACCAAGGAGTACGTCGGCAGCGACTGGCGCAACGGCCGGCTCTGGCTCGGCGTGGTGGTGCCGTCGCCGCAGGCGTGGACGGGCGGCGCCCGCTGGTTCCGGTGCGACGTCACCGAGGTGGCCAACGTGGAGGACAACGGCGACACCTCGAGCCGCACCGGCAGCATCCGGGACGTGCTGAAGGCCGCCTCGCCGCTGTCGCTCACCTGCTACTCGGTGAAGCTGGCCAAGGACAGCAGCATCGACACCATGCCGGCGGCCGCCTGCAACAAGGCGCACAACAGCGAGTTCGCCGGCGTGTGGAACGCGCCCGACACGACGTACCCGTCGAAGAGCGCCGAGTGGGACCGGTTCCACAACGAGTGCCGCAAGGTGATCGCGAAGTTCGCGGGCGTGCCCAACGACGGCAACCTCAAGTACCGCACCGGCGTCGTCTCCCTACCGGGCAGCGAGGCGGAGTGGAAGGACGGCAACCGGGGCGTGCGCTGCTACCTGTGGCTGAGCGAGCGCACGGTCAACCGCTCGATGAAGGGCGCCGGCACCAACGGCCTTCCCATCCAGTACGAGGACTGAGGGCGGCACCACAGTCCGGCGACCGGACGGCCGCGCGGTGGTTGACTGGTCGGATGGATGTTGCATTCCCCGCGCTGCCGCGACGGCTCGGGGCAGCGGAGCCGGGCTGGGCCGAGACGACCGACGTGGTGGTGGTCGGCTCCGGCATCGCGGGGCTCACCGCCGCCCTGCACCTGCGCGAAGCCGGCCTGCACGTGACGGTCGTCACGAAGGTCAACATCGATGACGGCTCGACCCGGTGGGCGCAGGGTGGCATCGCGGCCGTACTCGATCCGCTGGACACGCCGGCGGCGCACGCGTCCGACACGGCGATCGCCGGGGTCGGCCTGTGCGACCCGGCTGCGGTCGCCGTCCTGGTCGAGGAGGGGCCGACCCGGGTACGCGAGCTGATCCGGATCGGCGCGGAGTTCGACCGCAACCCGGACGGCTCCCTGATGCTGACCCGGGAGGGCGGGCACCGGGCCAACCGGATCGTGCACGCGGGCGGCGACGCGACCGGTGCCGAGGTGCAGCGGGCCCTGCACGCGGCGGTGCGCCGCGACCCGTGGATCCGCCTGGTGGAGCACGCGCTCGTGCTGGACCTGCTCCAGGCGGCGGACGGCCGGGCCTGCGGGATCACGCTG
Coding sequences within:
- the panC gene encoding pantoate--beta-alanine ligase, which encodes MKVVHTREELAQARSALTGSVGVVLTMGALHEGHEALLRAARARADHLVATIFVNPLQFGPNEDFGRYPRTLEKDLAVCAAAGVDLVFAPSRADIYPDGEPMVRVNPGPLGEILEGASRPGFFHGVLTVVLKLFQLTRPDFSFFGEKDYQQVTLVRRMVRDLDLPVTIVAVPTVREPDGLARSSRNRYLAPAERVAALTLSAALRAGVAAAGRGEDAEAAARAAFDGGTAKLDYLVLTDPDLGPPPAKGPGRLLVAAWVGSTRLIDNVPVELVA
- a CDS encoding Rossmann-like and DUF2520 domain-containing protein, whose amino-acid sequence is MIVGVIGAGRVGAVLGAALARAGHQVVAASGSSDASRARISRLLPGAAHLPPEEVARAATDLLLIAVPDDALGAVAGGLPRLPGQVAAHTSGAHGMAVLPEGVALHPAMTFTGTAGDLARLPGISYGVTAPPGLRPLVERLVADLAGTPEWVAEADRPLYHAALAHGANHLVTLVNEALDRLRDAGVVHPEKVLGPLLNASLDNALRLGDAALTGPVSRGDAGTVARHLDRLGAVAPESVPAYVALARRTADRAIAAGRLRPQDAERLLDVLAGAREEAAT
- a CDS encoding ABC transporter permease — translated: MTSDNPIQQAVLWLNDPLNWTNPGGILDRLGEHLWISAAAVALGCVVAWPIGMWLGHTGRGGGAVVLISNLTLAIPTIALLTILPLTFLGFGKPPVIVALAVFAVPPLLANAYTGVRSIDPEARDAARGMGLSGWQVLTRVELPLAVPYLAAGFRTAAVQVVATAALASFVNGGGLGQIISAGFGLGIAVGGGQILAGGILVALLALLVESALALVERAVTPRPLRRAPRAARA
- a CDS encoding SAM-dependent methyltransferase encodes the protein MEDALYGPGGFFVAEAPAAHFRTSVHASPIFAGAIVRLLAAVDAALDHPAVLDVVDIGAGRGELLSALVGHSARVRLTAVERAARPAGLPESIRWLPEPPDRITGLLLATEWLDNVPLDVVVDGRYVAVDRHGAESVGGPVSPADAAWLSRWWPAGPRAEVGLPRDRAWAAAVATVERGLALAVDYGHLRDGRPVDGTLTAYRAGRQVPPVPDGSCDITAHVAMDSAAEAGGPPYTLISQREALRALGVDGARPPLALASTDPAGYVRALAAASQAAELLDPAGLGSHWWLLHPVGIRSPWDDEAHD
- a CDS encoding glycine betaine ABC transporter substrate-binding protein, whose amino-acid sequence is MGAVSVLAGAGILAGCGESGSSGTEAPATAANGAGCAPVAGNKLVVLEDDKKLQNTDNVVPAINSKASTPELVAALDKVSAALDTTKLIALNKAVDVDRKTPKVAAEEFATANSLTTGITKGQGGTIVIGAANFSENQTLGELYQIVLKAAGFQTKLQQIGNRELYEPALEKGEIQVVPEYAATMADFLNGKVNGASAAAISSSDLAKTMEGLKAVGTKVGITFGTPSAAQDQNAFAVTEAAATKYGLKTLSDLAAKCSGQATVMGGPAECPQRPKCQKGLEETYGFKAGSFSSLDAGGPQTKSALTTGTITVGLVFSSDGALAAG
- a CDS encoding septum formation family protein, which encodes MRRWIAAMALGGAAALALSGCGNPAGVDGDLTDDWTAVAEPKSFVPPAEVCYSADYAETAYLSSFSPVDCASSHRLETVFVGEFSGAAASRTTPPAKGSAEVRTAYAECDAKTKEYVGSDWRNGRLWLGVVVPSPQAWTGGARWFRCDVTEVANVEDNGDTSSRTGSIRDVLKAASPLSLTCYSVKLAKDSSIDTMPAAACNKAHNSEFAGVWNAPDTTYPSKSAEWDRFHNECRKVIAKFAGVPNDGNLKYRTGVVSLPGSEAEWKDGNRGVRCYLWLSERTVNRSMKGAGTNGLPIQYED
- a CDS encoding NADH-quinone oxidoreductase subunit D, yielding MTDLRQVTVGTGAGLDTADMVLNIGPQHPSTHGVLRLKLVLDGERVISCEPIIGYMHRGAEKLFEVRDYRQIIVLANRHDWLSAFSNELGVVLAVERLMGLEVPERAVWLRTALAELNRALNHLMFLGSYPLEIGAITPVFYAFRERETLQAVMEEISGGRMHYMFNRVGGVKEEAPAGWTRRAREAIGQVRRRLPDLDNLIRRNEIFLARTVGVGVLSAAAAAAYGASGPVARASGLDFDLRRDEPYLAYGELDVPVVTRTAGDCHSRFEVMLDQVYVSLDLAERCLERVDQITGPVNVRLPKVVKAPEGHTYAWTENPLGINGYYLVSRGEKTPWRLKLRTASYANVQALSTLIPGSLVPDLIAILGSMFFVVGDIDK